GAAGCCAGGAAAGAAATAAAGACACACAGGAGACCGCTTTTTTTTCGTCAATGTAGCTCTGTTTTTAATTCGCTTCTGTCAAATGAACAACAAAGTGTGATGGCCACCATCCTCCATGCTTTCCTTTCCAATTTACAAAGGTGCAACAAATACAATGTTTTCCTCTCTCTCACTCGTTTCAACAGAGAACAATACAATCACGCTTTTTTTCTGACTGGTTACTTTTTAGACTTTCGTCattagaaacaacaaaaaaacagaacATTTCATAAGTGTCTAAATTTCTTCAGCCTTTTTAGTTTACGTCGTTGTGCACACTACTGAGCCAAAGAAAAAAGTATGTAGTCATATTTACATATGTACAATCATGCACTCGCTCTAacacacgctttttttttttttaaagctccgCAACACACAACTATCCCCGAGAAGCCATAGCTCGCGTCGCAACACCGAACGAAGAACAACCATGTCagatgagaagaagaaaaaaatgtgagtATCCTTCCATACAACGGTTAGCGACTAATTAAGCAGCTTGGAATGttgcgcgattttttttttaggttACATGACTCGAGAACTTTGCGCCACGTCCGACACACAGAAACGCCCTTTtatcacgtgaaaaaaaaaaaatcactcgtGTGACGTTTCGGTTAAATGCAAAACAGTGAGTGGCAAGAGACAGCTACAAAATGGCGCTTCGTGCAAGAACTCAGAAATTTTGGCAACGGCCGCTCAACAAAAAAGTGTGCGCATCGCGGGGCTGTTAGCTAACTGTTACGATCGGTTGCTCTACTCTGCTGGCATATATAATAGAGAATGGACGAgaaggtacaaaaaaaaaaccatcgtgACAAGACGTCGTAGCTTCGGGCAAAATGCGCGAGGCGCAGCAAAATAAGTTAACACACTACTGGCCCACATACGGGACCTCCCGCAGCCATTTTTGCGGAGTCTTACCAGGTTCACCCGGAAAACGAAAACTTCCCGCTACGCATTCTGCGTGCCCTCTTATTCCGAGCGCCGCGAATACGAGGACGAACGGCCATATCGTGATGCTTACAACCAAACCCTGGGGCGTACAGCCGTTTTGCTACGAAGATAAACGTTTCTAACGGGTAACCTGATGGACATACCAGCCGCAATAAGTGGGGGGGACGACGacaggaaaaacaaaaaataaatgatgGTTTAGCGCTACTACGAAGGAGCAGCGGAGTCGGAGTCGAATTTCAAAACTTGAACGAAAAAGATAGAGCTGTTGATCACAGAACGAGACTGCCCCGAATCTGAGCGCGTGGCATGGATTCGGTCGCTGAAAACCGAAACTGGCACAAAACGAGACAGACCTGTCGCGTCATCCACGTGTCAtggcgaagagaaaaaaaaagtgcgagcaaACGAAGGCAGTTTTTTATCACGGGGGATTTAAAACGGCCCTGTTGTTCGCAAGGTTTTGCGCTGGGGTGGGAAGGCTAATTTTCTCCGTTGCTCGGGTCTCTTCAGGCGGCGGGCAGGCGGCGGCGGGGGTCGACAGAAAAAAGCGAGCACACTGTATGAACATCGTTCGGAGTGGCGACGATGGAGCACTGTATAGTATCCCGTTGTGGCCTGTGTGGGTCCCGACGCGCACAACCACGACGTGGAACGGATCAGAGTGCCGACGCGTCCACTTCCTCCTGGTACCTGCACGCCAGGTAGTCGGCCGAGTCGGCGAGCTGGTGCAGGATGGCGTGCAGTCCTTGCAGGTGATGCCTGAAGGCGGCGGCCAGGTGAAGGCTCTGCTCGAGCCCGTCGCGGTCCGTGACCACGCTGTCGACGTCCGAATCAGTGTCGGACGTGGATCCCGTGGAGCCAAGGCTGTCGTCTGAGGGCTGCCGCGTGTGCTTCGGGGGCGGCCGTAGCAGCGCCCCGGTCAGCGGCACAACGGCCGAGGTGGCGGCCGCGCTGGGCCCCCACAGCAGCTCGTTCTTGACGTCGTTGAGCATGTTGTAGAAGGAGTAGAGGTCGGTCTGCATCAGGTTCGCGGGCGGCGCACGTCCCGCCTTGTCGGTGAGGTCCATGTCACGCAATCTCGAAGGCACCAGCACCGTGGCATCCATGTTGTTCACGGACTTGACGAACCGATCCATGGCGCTGAGGATGCTCTGCTGCGAACAGGTGAAGGAATCCTCGTTGCGGCTGGTGCGCCGGGACGCGCTCGAGCTCGAGGCCCGGTGGTTAGCGTCGAGCCGATACATGTTTATGTTGTCCAGTCCAGACACCGGTCCGCTCACAGTGGGCACCCGCTTGAGTTGGCCGCCGGCAGGAGCAGAGTCCTGTGAGGGAGACTGCCCCGCGTAAGACTGTCGCCGCGACTTTTGACTACCACCAATGGCGGAAAGTCGCCGGGGGCTCAGACTGTTTGCACTCTCCATTCGCGAGGAGGCAAGGACTTCTTCTCTCGGGGGGCAGATACACACGCAGCGTACACGTCTCGATTGACCACTTTTTTTATGCCCCCACGCCAGGCCGCGACCGGAAAAAGGTCCCCCCACCCGAGCGACGCAGACGGGTTTGTCCCACTCACCGAGCCGAGGGGGGTGCGCCGGGGGCTGCACTGACGTCTGCGGGGCCTGCCCGACGCTGCGCCACGCTCGTCGGGCAGACGCTGGGCGCGCTCGAGGTCGATCGTCCGGGAGGCCGGTGACGACAGCGGGGAAATACGGCGCGGGTTAACAACGATCAACTGTAGCAGCCGTCTCTCACTCTTCCCTGCGTGGAATGCAATGGTGGCACCCCGTTTCCGCCGCGATGTCGCCCCACTATCAGGTGATGAGCGCGGCTCGCCATTGGTCGGCTCATCTGTTCTGATGGGTGCCGCCTTGTCACGTGACCCCGGCTGTACACGTGCTTGCCGGCGCGGCTGTGGCGTGCATCGCTGACGCTCATGCGATGTATGGGCCGCTTTCGTTACACTTGTGCGTTGATGAGAGGGTTTTCTCAAGCGCTTATTACGAGCATCGGACGCCTTTAAAGAATCGCGGAGAGGGTAGCGGTGATGTTCTTTCCTAGGAAAATCATGGAAATGTTCCGAGGCGGCCGTGATCCGATGGGCTGTTTTCGCCCGTGTTTTTGATCCAtagctagctttttttttccctctgtgttagcgtatatataaaaaaagaaaactgtgttTAACTGGCGCTGCACTGGCCTCAGCTTTTTCTGCACCCTTTCGCGAACTGGCGAGTACTATCCCATTAAATCGGGATTTTGCGCAATAAATACTGCAGTCACTGAGTTAGTACCGCCATCTAGGTAAACAGTGCGGAACTATTGCTTTCAATGTGGCTAGATCTGCAAGAATGCAAATCACGCGACGCTAAACACAAACCGCAAAGTTCGTGGCCTCTGCTAGTTTTCACAGCAATCTCAGTTTTGCGCTTTCGAGAAGCTTAGAAGCACTTTACCTCCGTTCATCGAAGTCAACCTGCTGAAGCACCATAGAATATGTAGCGCATGATCCGGATGGCGTATCTCGGTTTCCAGTGGCGCGCGCTTTCAAACTTTTCCCACGATAGCTCCTCATTTCTGCGCCCTTAAGCGGCCAATCGACAAATAACAATTCCTCGTGTTTCCTATAGTTGACTTATTTTCTGCTCATAGAAACGACTGTTTAGTTAATATGGCGGGGCTAGAAAGAGCTTCTCCGAAAATAAGTTTTTCGTGACTGAGAATGCTTGCAGTAACATGGGTTCGCGGGCTTGACACTTTGCTAGTTGTAATTAAAGCAACTTGGCAGTGCTGTAAATTTACAGTCTCGAATGATTTTCTGACAGCCCACTTTGTACGGGGTTAGATTAGCCTAGAATGGGGTTGTTCATAAAGTGATACGTAGACTATGCAGCAGCGATAGCTTcgtcagataaaaaaaaaaaaagtgactcaGTAGAAGAAAAAACATACAGGATCGCCTATGTTCCAAGACACTATTTTGAAGCACGCGTACATTATCTTTCAGGTTTCAAAAAAGAATTACTTAGAAAAGACTGACGAAGCCTGTTATCATGCATTCATGTATGTCTTCAAGAGCATGTACAGATACACATTCTTGATCGCCGTTAATAGGAACCCGACGTGTCACTAAAGGCCAAACACTAATCACTTGAAAGAATTTCTTTTTCGAAAGTTTGCCCAACAGCCTACACAGTGAAATATATAAGCGAAGGTCGGCTTTCGCAATATACAAAACAGTAATCTTTGGTTAAAACCATGGAGAATCAAAGTTCGATGGCTTCGTTTCATGAATCGCCGTCGTATAAATTACTCAGGTGGAGGAATGGCTATAATTAGTGTTTGATGAGAGCCGCGGATACTTCGGCTGAACAATATAGTCAAGCACCCCGAAACGGATCATGGAGATGTTGTGGCCAGGCATATGTTACCGGTGGAATAGAGTTGTCAGAACAAACctgtatcgcttttttttttttttttttactcagtcCGCTTAATAATTATAGACGTTCTTGGAGAGCGCTTCTGTAAAACTAACTTCGGTCGTATCGCTTTGAAAATTATATTTAACGTCATAACAGCACTTGCCGTACGCAGTGTTGGCAAATAAATTAGTAATGTCGCTAAGTAATGATGATTATATGATCACTTGggtattctttttttcttgcgtgttatCTGTTCCGTACCACATTCTTCATTATAAAACAAACTTTAATTACCTCTAGCTTACATTCCCAGGATGAAGGGAAGGAATGGCAGGAACCGGCCGGTGGCATGGTTGTCTCTTCGTCCACATATTCATCGCAATTACCGCAATGCACCTAAACAACACAATTAACGTCCCCAATACGGTCTTCGGCTTGATTATCTGCCAGTTTTCATTAATGGTGCGTTCGCCAAGCGGATAGGGGACGGCCACCAAGAGTAATGAACTGCGAACGTCAGAAGGTGGTCTAAAATGGTTACCGCTTAGTGTCGCAGTTTTTGTCTATAAAAACAGGTGTGGTGCATGGCTTAGTAGTGCGTTCTTAGGCGTGACTTAAACTCAGAGTAAACATCGCAGACGCATCCATTTTCTGTCAAATAGATACAACAGGTACGATCGCACCAAAGTAACATTACCGGAAATGTTAACTTTTTATTAATTACGTCAATAGTAATCTATCCCAAGCTTCTAAGTAACAAATACCTTAAAAACTAAATGAAAGTTCTCCAAATATACTAACTGCCTTACCTATACtgctagccccgccgtggtggtctagtggctcaggtactcggctgctgacccgcaggtcgcgggttcgaatcctggctgcggcggctgcatttccgatggaggcggaaatgttgtaggcccgtgtgctcagatttgggtgcacgttaaagaaccccaggtggtctaaatttccggagccctccactacggcgtctctcataatcatatggtggttttgggacgttaaaccccacatatcaatcaatactaaTACTGCTAATTGAAAGACTCAAGGGACAATTAATTATTACGTTTTAGTGAATAAAACTATGCGACGTAAATAAACTGCCTAGGAAAGTAActactccaaaaaaaaaacatgctgcaaAAGAACGTAAAACGAAAACGAGAAAGAACCTTAATTACGTATCGCATCAAAACATCCCATTATTTACGGGCGTTTTAAAAGCTCGGACAGGCGTACATGGTCTTTGACGTCAAGTGATCACTGACAAACCATGAGAGACGAGGTTGTCCGTATgtttcttattttattttatttatttttgcattcAGCCATGTTTCCTTCTGCTAATGGAGGCCTTTCACGTTCTACGGTGGCCACCATATGTGAAAAGGAAAAGAGAGATAGAGACAATTACGGAAAAACTgcgaaaagagaaaacaaatatAAGGATGTACTGCACAACAGGTGACACGGCTGTTACTTCAGAATCGagcccccaccccctttttttttttttacttttatctcGAGCCTTACAGAAGTTGGAAATGAAGAAGGTTGAATTTGAACTCACACGTGTCTGTATGACACTTCGGCGCACTAAACCTCGTACGTTCGTGATTGCCACATTAATGAAGTATACAAATGGCCACGCACTTGTTTGTTGTTTCGGGTTGAAGTATTaataaagaaacgaaaaaaaaattgaccacACCCAACGTCTACAGGCCTCGTTGGGTCGCGCCTATGGGTGAAAACACAAAGAGAAAACCCCAAAAGTTCTACGACCACTATTACGGCACCGACTACAACTAGTAATGCTCCTGCTGTTATTCTAATAGTACTGCTATAGTACTACTAATACCCCCCACTGCTAGCTGCTTTACTGCTACTTCATGTTCGACTACTGATGGTCATCGTGAAGGTTAGTGGCAGTCACGATGCTGAAGTAAAGGAAGCATCGAAGTGAAAAGAAAAGGTGTCCGGAAATGGAAGTATTAAATAGCAAAATGAAGGGTGATTGATCAGTGAATGCGAAACAAGTACGGTAACCTTACATATAGAACATTGATAGCCAACATTGTTGGCTGGTAACCTTCAACAGGCTTTACCCAACCGTGTTTCGTGTATTTCTGCAATATCTAATGCCggcttgtcaaaaaaaaaaaactgatagaaGTTCTTGATATTCCCGATAAAAATCGTATTTGAATTCGCATGCGGTGCAACACGCGGCGGCACAATCTGCAATACTTGAAGCGTGCAATGCTGGTCAGACTCCAAACACTCTCACAGCAAGAGCGTCACTGCCAAGGCCAACGGACTGCGATCCAATTCCGCCTGCGTCTGCGAGCTGACGAGGAAGTTGAAGAGCGAGATAAAGGGCGACTGTCAACGGTGTTGTGCAAGTGGCGTACTCTGTAAGGCACACATGGTGGCAGAGACGCTGTGTATGGGAGAGAATAAAAATTACTCGGCTGAGAAGGCCTGTAAAGGCGGAACGACTGCATGGAAAGAGGAAGGGAGAGATGCTCCAACGGCAAAAGGGAAATAGGACTGCAACTCGGAAAGAGTTATATTACGACGAAGCTGGTATGAGTAATGTCTAGCTTTGTTGTGCCTCAACTTTGCTGCTGCCCAAATCAAGATTCTTCTTCGCGTCAAAAATTAAAGACCGCAAGTCACGCGATCAGTGTATGGTGAAGCTTTTAAAAACTAATAATAAGTAAGGTCTTAGGTTCATTCATTGGTATTTCATCCATATGCCAAGTATTCAGCTAACATTTATCCGCAGCCTACACCCCACCACCCTTCACCCTCCCCGTGCAGGCGCCTATGGTTATACCCATTATCAGTACTAACGCGCAGCTATCAGGAGCATCTCCGTGTTAGGACCGAGTAAACGTTGGGTTGTAGGTGTCCTCCATGCGGCGAAAGCTCTAAACAGCAGCCCCTCCAAAAGATCTACGGGCTTTAGGCTCTCCTCAACAAACCCGCTCTTTATGCTCACTCTATCATCGTCTTCTAGAGGCGAGAGGGAGCTAGCTCTTTTATGATCGTCCGTAAAGAAAAAGGGGGATCACAGAAATGGCGTGAATACGAGACTGTATACGCACGGCAATCGCGCCAACGTACAATAAAGAAAGAACGCACGGGCCTACGAGAGCAACGTCGTCGCGGTGATACGACACTGGCCCGATTGGACGAGCATATCTCCTCAGGAGCCTCGCAACCAATCACGGCTCGACGGCGGCTCGCGTGCGGAAACTGGCGCGATCGCATAGCCCGCGTCGAGAGCTGGAATACAGCTGCTGCTTTCTGCTGCTGctacatttttattttattctctTTCCTCGGAACTATTTTCTCAACAGTGCGAGACGCGTCTCCCAGTTCGGGCAGTGTTCCAGCTGTCGACCATGCAGGAGCGCGGTGCAGAATCTCACGTCTGTGCGGGTTAGCATGAAATCGGCACGTCCCGCCGAAAGACAATCTGCGCGCCGTTGTTttatatccccttcaggcgcagcgtccacatttgtggacgccaacttcacagctcaatatctcgaaatttactttgaatctcgcgcgcaaccagtgctctctctatcactacatgttgctgcagcgacccgtggcgccatctgccgcagctgacacaaaataactacaaaaacaactctcaaagatggacgcctccacgttttacggcggcgcacgtaagtggctctcacttttcaagcccttgctatgtttcattcgaggtggcatgaaattatgcacttgtcagtaagagctaagagatacctcatgccaataaacaagacttttgcaactagaaactatttataacgtcaaaaagggtgcgtaaaataccgcgtccacgatcgtggacattgcgccttagtgctgcctttgttgcagggcagccatttcgcaccgtgtgcgcagatatgatggttatgtgtgattttttgtctccaggacttgaagatcatgcttcaaaacgtcagaaagttgatgatgcgacagcagaagaaatcctcatgagaatatcaaatggagatatctcagatggcgacttttcagatgacgaattggaagcagaaaatgaagaaaacatagtaagtttgctcgagattgtgagacattattttgtgttctcgggaaacatatggcaccaaactgtctaaaggtactttgaccctaatttacgctgtttgtttcagcctgccaatggtcaggtgaccgcatccacgaccacagctgcactgcctgcacgaccagacgccacggtcagctcgaacgcacctgcggcatctacgaaggctgagttcaaatgggtgaagaaagattttgctccaagtgatgttgactgccactacaatcctgaagtagcctcgacatgccagcagccacttgtgtattttagcaagtatttcaccgaacagatatttgaagaccttgctgaattcacaaacaggtatgtcctgcaaagagacggtgccgtattagccactacaaaagaagagatcaaaatattttttggaatgctcatgctgatgggtgttctgaaatacccacgcgtcagaatgtattggcaaactgcaacgaggattcccgcaatagccgattcgatgggcgtgaagcgattcttcaaaatcagaggcgctctccacataagcgacgctaatgaagaacgggacccgaacagccaagacaaattttggaaagttaggccgttgctagaagctgtcagaagccgctgcttacagcttgttcccttggaacagaatagcatcgatgaacagatggtgccgttcacaggacg
Above is a window of Rhipicephalus microplus isolate Deutch F79 chromosome 1, USDA_Rmic, whole genome shotgun sequence DNA encoding:
- the LOC142802740 gene encoding mid1-interacting protein 1A-like; the encoded protein is MESANSLSPRRLSAIGGSQKSRRQSYAGQSPSQDSAPAGGQLKRVPTVSGPVSGLDNINMYRLDANHRASSSSASRRTSRNEDSFTCSQQSILSAMDRFVKSVNNMDATVLVPSRLRDMDLTDKAGRAPPANLMQTDLYSFYNMLNDVKNELLWGPSAAATSAVVPLTGALLRPPPKHTRQPSDDSLGSTGSTSDTDSDVDSVVTDRDGLEQSLHLAAAFRHHLQGLHAILHQLADSADYLACRYQEEVDASAL